The proteins below are encoded in one region of Campylobacter rectus:
- the tpx gene encoding thiol peroxidase: MAKVKFHGADVALKGEEVFVGSYAPEVALVGQDLGEFKVGGNNGIEILVTVPSLDTSVCATETRKFNEKMAAKEAIKLSVISMDLPFAMGRFCSTEGIKNLKVGSDFRAKEFGEKYGVIIGEGPLAGLLARAVFVIKDGIVIHKQIVQDIADEPNYDAVFDAIKSSGGCSCGCI, encoded by the coding sequence ATGGCGAAAGTCAAATTTCACGGCGCGGACGTCGCGCTAAAAGGCGAAGAGGTATTCGTGGGCTCATATGCGCCCGAAGTTGCACTTGTAGGGCAGGATCTTGGCGAGTTTAAGGTCGGCGGCAACAACGGCATCGAGATACTAGTCACCGTCCCGTCTCTGGATACTAGCGTTTGCGCGACGGAAACGCGTAAATTTAACGAAAAAATGGCGGCGAAAGAGGCGATCAAGCTAAGCGTGATCTCGATGGATCTGCCGTTTGCGATGGGTAGATTTTGCTCCACGGAGGGTATCAAAAATTTAAAAGTCGGCAGCGACTTTAGAGCTAAAGAGTTCGGCGAAAAATACGGCGTAATCATCGGCGAAGGGCCGCTTGCGGGGCTTTTAGCCAGAGCCGTTTTCGTCATCAAAGACGGCATCGTCATCCACAAGCAAATCGTTCAAGATATTGCCGACGAGCCAAACTACGACGCGGTATTTGACGCGATAAAATCAAGCGGAGGTTGCAGCTGCGGGTGCATATGA
- a CDS encoding HamA C-terminal domain-containing protein: MNPTFTNYSEPEFEVITDECLSCNGDIIDKHYFLIIANDYESYKWRYDKFIDFLLDYISHDALSAKEREACINKPGSMLRKSLRNLRTVQKNQQDEIDEKGGEIGEILLYGIMKKYYNALPVVPKIFYKQNKNDYAKGADSVHIVIEDNDKFSLWLGESKFYKNIDDAINNAIQSVNNGLQDDKLKKEKSIITNISDLDELLKDNTNLLEQIKTKLNDNRSLDELKPFLHIPIFLLYECSLTKQNKEFNKEYQDKIIENTKKNTKKIYKRLKDELKNISYIDRIYFHIIFFPIPDKNKIIEDVNKSMEGFND; encoded by the coding sequence ATGAATCCTACTTTTACTAATTATAGTGAGCCGGAGTTTGAAGTAATTACTGATGAGTGTTTGTCTTGTAATGGAGATATTATAGATAAACACTATTTTTTAATAATAGCGAATGATTATGAAAGCTATAAATGGAGATACGATAAATTCATTGATTTTTTACTTGATTATATTTCACACGATGCTCTTAGCGCAAAAGAAAGAGAAGCATGCATTAATAAGCCCGGTAGCATGCTTAGAAAATCCCTTAGAAATCTAAGAACTGTTCAAAAAAATCAACAGGATGAAATAGATGAAAAAGGTGGTGAAATTGGTGAAATTTTATTATACGGCATAATGAAAAAATACTATAACGCTCTTCCGGTCGTTCCAAAGATTTTTTATAAACAGAATAAAAATGATTATGCAAAAGGTGCCGATAGTGTACACATTGTAATTGAAGATAACGACAAATTTAGTCTATGGCTCGGAGAATCTAAATTTTATAAAAATATAGATGATGCAATAAACAATGCCATTCAATCAGTAAATAATGGTTTGCAAGATGATAAGCTAAAAAAAGAAAAAAGTATAATTACAAATATAAGCGATTTGGATGAGTTATTAAAAGATAATACAAATTTACTGGAACAAATTAAGACCAAGCTTAATGACAATAGATCACTGGACGAATTAAAGCCATTTTTGCATATTCCAATATTTTTGTTATATGAGTGTAGCTTAACTAAACAAAATAAGGAATTTAACAAGGAATATCAGGATAAGATAATTGAAAATACCAAAAAAAATACTAAAAAAATATATAAGCGTCTAAAAGATGAACTAAAAAACATATCGTATATTGATAGAATATATTTTCATATAATATTTTTTCCAATCCCAGATAAAAATAAGATAATAGAAGATGTAAATAAATCTATGGAAGGTTTTAATGACTGA
- a CDS encoding anaerobic ribonucleoside-triphosphate reductase activating protein produces MRDADFPLYSLTPFTTLDYPDKTACIAWFAGCNMRCAYCYNVPIVTGAGQISCAEFIKFLDKRKGKLSGVVFSGGECTLSPAFLPLASEVKSRGFLLKVDTNGSNLTIIGQAISLNLIDYIALDFKATKEKFLKVSGSNLYKNFLQTLEFLLQTGFKFEVRTTVHTDLLNEADISEMSEILYEHGYRGVYYLQNFLDTGENFGNLTQAKAKFDPNLIRSNLEIGLRNF; encoded by the coding sequence GTGAGAGACGCCGATTTTCCGCTTTACTCGCTCACTCCATTTACGACCCTAGACTACCCTGATAAAACAGCCTGTATAGCGTGGTTTGCGGGCTGCAACATGCGCTGCGCCTACTGCTACAACGTCCCTATCGTCACGGGTGCCGGACAGATCAGCTGCGCCGAGTTTATCAAATTTTTAGACAAGCGCAAAGGCAAGCTTAGCGGCGTAGTTTTTAGCGGCGGCGAATGCACGCTTAGCCCCGCGTTTTTGCCGCTAGCTAGCGAAGTAAAGTCGCGCGGATTTTTGCTCAAAGTCGATACCAACGGCTCAAATTTGACCATCATTGGGCAGGCTATCTCGCTAAATTTGATCGACTATATCGCGCTTGATTTTAAAGCTACGAAGGAAAAATTTCTAAAGGTTAGCGGCTCGAATTTGTATAAAAATTTCTTGCAAACGCTTGAGTTTTTGCTGCAAACCGGCTTTAAATTTGAGGTTAGAACGACGGTGCACACGGACTTGCTAAACGAGGCCGATATCTCAGAGATGAGCGAGATTTTATACGAGCACGGATATAGAGGCGTTTACTATCTACAAAATTTCCTCGACACGGGCGAAAATTTTGGAAATTTGACGCAGGCGAAGGCTAAATTTGATCCAAATTTGATCCGTTCAAATTTAGAAATAGGACTTAGGAATTTTTAG
- the nrdD gene encoding anaerobic ribonucleoside-triphosphate reductase: MSDKNILEKLQEKRTKCVIYTRVMGYHRPVESFNLGKKGEHKERVKFCEPKAR; the protein is encoded by the coding sequence ATGAGCGACAAAAATATCCTCGAAAAACTACAAGAAAAGCGCACTAAATGCGTCATTTACACGCGCGTGATGGGTTATCACCGCCCGGTAGAGAGCTTTAACCTCGGTAAAAAAGGCGAGCACAAAGAGCGCGTCAAATTTTGCGAGCCCAAGGCCCGCTAA
- the purB gene encoding adenylosuccinate lyase yields the protein MVERYSREQMAQKWDMQAKYGAWLEVELAAVKAWNKLGFISDADCEKICKNAKFDVARIDEIEKTTKHDVIAFLTSVSESLGDESRFVHYGMTSSDCIDTAVALQIKSSMELIIEDVKGLMSAIKTRAQEHKNTMMVGRSHGIHGEPITFGLVLAVWYDEVARALKLLQDAKEVAAYGKLSGAMGNFAHAPLEFEELTCEQLGLKPAPASNQVIQRDRYAHVISAIAVLAATCEKIAVAVRHFQRTEVYEAEEYFSPGQKGSSAMPHKRNPVLSENITGLCRMLRSYVTPALENVALWHERDISHSSVERFILPDAFITANFMLARIANLIANLVVYPENMMKNLNLTGGLVFSQRVLLQLPQRGISREDAYKIVQRNAMKVWADLQEGKKAINENGESLFLQNLLADEELRASLGEAEIKECFDYAYYARHVDGIFARVFGK from the coding sequence ATGGTAGAGAGATATTCGCGCGAGCAAATGGCGCAGAAGTGGGATATGCAGGCAAAATACGGTGCGTGGCTGGAGGTCGAGCTGGCCGCGGTCAAGGCATGGAATAAGCTTGGCTTTATCAGCGATGCGGACTGCGAGAAAATTTGCAAAAACGCGAAATTTGACGTAGCGCGTATCGATGAGATCGAAAAGACGACCAAGCACGACGTGATCGCGTTTCTAACGAGCGTGAGCGAGAGCCTGGGCGATGAGAGCCGCTTCGTGCACTACGGCATGACTAGTAGCGACTGCATCGACACCGCCGTCGCGCTTCAGATCAAAAGCAGCATGGAGCTCATCATAGAAGACGTAAAAGGCCTAATGAGCGCGATCAAAACCAGAGCGCAGGAGCACAAAAACACGATGATGGTCGGCCGCAGCCACGGTATCCACGGCGAACCGATCACCTTCGGACTCGTGCTTGCGGTCTGGTACGACGAGGTGGCGCGCGCGCTAAAGTTGCTACAAGACGCCAAAGAGGTCGCCGCCTACGGCAAACTAAGCGGCGCGATGGGAAATTTCGCTCATGCGCCGCTCGAGTTTGAGGAGCTAACCTGCGAGCAGCTCGGTCTAAAACCCGCTCCCGCGTCAAATCAAGTCATCCAGCGCGATCGCTACGCCCACGTCATCAGCGCGATCGCCGTTCTAGCCGCTACCTGCGAAAAGATCGCCGTCGCCGTGCGCCACTTCCAAAGGACGGAAGTTTACGAGGCCGAGGAGTACTTCAGCCCAGGCCAAAAGGGCTCCAGCGCGATGCCGCACAAGCGCAATCCCGTACTTAGCGAAAACATCACCGGTCTTTGTAGGATGCTGCGCTCATACGTGACGCCTGCGCTCGAAAACGTCGCGCTCTGGCACGAACGCGATATCAGCCACAGCTCGGTCGAGCGATTTATCTTACCGGACGCTTTCATTACGGCCAATTTCATGCTCGCGCGCATTGCGAATTTGATCGCAAATTTGGTAGTTTATCCGGAAAATATGATGAAAAATCTAAATTTGACCGGCGGGCTCGTCTTTTCTCAGCGCGTGCTTTTACAGCTTCCGCAGCGCGGAATTTCACGCGAGGACGCGTATAAAATCGTACAGCGCAACGCGATGAAGGTCTGGGCGGATCTGCAAGAGGGCAAAAAAGCGATAAACGAAAACGGCGAGAGCCTATTTTTGCAAAATTTGCTCGCCGACGAGGAACTGCGCGCAAGCCTAGGCGAAGCAGAGATAAAAGAGTGCTTTGATTATGCGTATTACGCCAGGCACGTGGATGGGATATTTGCGAGAGTATTCGGAAAGTAA
- a CDS encoding ribonucleoside-diphosphate reductase subunit alpha: MKVIKRNGRTEELDVSKIKKYTSEAVAGLANVSLSELEVDAKIQFRDMITTEEIQQTLIKTAVEKIDIDRPNWTFVAARLFLYDLYHKVTGFSGYNHLRDYLQKGEKAGRIIPGLKEKYDLDDLNDYIRPERDLQFAYLGIKTLYDRYLIKDRSGAPIELPQQMFMAIAMFLAQNELDCQGWAKKFYDLVSKFEVMLATPTLSNARTTRHQLSSCYVGSTPDNIEGIFDSYKEMALLSKFGGGIGWDWCKVRAMGGSIDGHKNAAGGIIPFLKVTNDIAVAVDQLGTRKGAIAVYVEPWHMDVSDFLDLRKNSGEERRRAHELFPALWINDLFMKRVKENARWSLFDPAEVADLCDLYGDEFEARYIAYENDEKIQKNVVMAKELWKKILTSYFESGMPFLCFKDNANKTNPNDHDGIIRSSNLCTEIFQNTQPNYYKIKITFEGGSERLFDEEEDVRVDSGIVKKAKKLSALDSIGGEQIFIVEKESLEGKTAVCNLASINLSKINKKEDIERVVPIAVRMLDNVIDLNFYPHKKVKHTNLASRSIGLGVMGEAQMLAERGVKWGSYEHLALIDSVMENISFNAIYASSNLAVEKGVYPLFEGSKWSRGVMPIDTANANAKALLNDRGGLFDENACDWSKLREKVKRDGMRNGYLMAIAPTSSISILVGTTQTIEPVYKRKWFEHNLSGMIPNVVPNLSPETWQFYTPAYELDQRVLVRAGAIRQKWIDQGQSLNIFMSLDKASGGYLSEIYMLAWELGLKSTYYLRSESPDSEKLNNVADRSIECEGCQ, encoded by the coding sequence TTGAAAGTAATCAAACGAAACGGACGCACCGAGGAGCTTGACGTAAGCAAGATCAAAAAATACACGAGCGAAGCGGTCGCGGGGCTAGCAAACGTGAGCCTAAGCGAGCTTGAGGTGGACGCGAAAATTCAATTTCGCGATATGATAACGACCGAGGAGATCCAGCAAACCCTCATCAAAACGGCCGTCGAAAAGATCGACATCGACCGCCCAAACTGGACCTTCGTAGCGGCAAGGCTGTTTTTATACGACCTTTATCACAAGGTCACGGGCTTTAGCGGCTACAACCACCTACGCGACTATCTGCAAAAGGGCGAAAAAGCAGGCCGTATCATCCCTGGACTAAAAGAAAAATACGATCTAGATGATCTAAACGACTACATCAGGCCCGAGCGCGACTTGCAGTTTGCATATCTAGGCATCAAAACGCTATATGACCGCTACCTCATCAAAGACCGCAGCGGCGCGCCGATAGAGCTGCCGCAGCAGATGTTTATGGCCATAGCGATGTTCCTAGCGCAAAACGAACTAGACTGCCAAGGCTGGGCGAAGAAATTTTACGACCTCGTATCTAAATTTGAAGTCATGCTCGCTACTCCGACGCTCTCAAACGCTCGCACGACGCGCCATCAGCTAAGCTCTTGCTACGTGGGAAGTACGCCCGATAATATCGAGGGGATTTTCGATAGCTACAAAGAGATGGCGTTACTTAGCAAATTTGGCGGCGGTATCGGCTGGGACTGGTGCAAAGTGCGCGCTATGGGCGGCAGCATCGACGGACATAAAAACGCGGCCGGCGGCATCATCCCGTTTCTAAAAGTCACGAACGACATCGCCGTCGCCGTCGATCAGCTAGGCACGAGAAAGGGTGCGATAGCCGTCTACGTCGAGCCGTGGCACATGGACGTGAGCGACTTCCTGGATCTGCGCAAAAACTCGGGCGAAGAGCGCCGCAGAGCGCATGAGCTATTCCCTGCGCTTTGGATAAACGACCTTTTCATGAAACGCGTCAAAGAAAACGCGCGCTGGAGCCTATTTGACCCCGCAGAGGTCGCCGATCTGTGCGATCTATACGGCGATGAGTTTGAGGCTCGCTACATAGCATACGAAAACGACGAAAAGATCCAAAAAAACGTCGTCATGGCAAAGGAACTGTGGAAGAAAATTTTAACTAGCTATTTTGAATCGGGCATGCCGTTTTTGTGCTTTAAAGATAACGCAAACAAAACCAATCCAAACGACCACGACGGCATAATCAGAAGCTCAAATTTATGCACCGAAATTTTCCAAAATACGCAGCCCAACTACTACAAGATCAAGATCACGTTTGAGGGCGGCTCCGAGCGGTTATTTGACGAAGAAGAGGACGTGCGCGTAGATAGCGGTATCGTAAAAAAGGCCAAAAAATTAAGCGCGCTAGATAGCATCGGCGGCGAGCAAATTTTCATCGTCGAAAAAGAAAGCCTCGAGGGCAAAACCGCCGTATGCAACCTCGCGAGCATAAATTTAAGCAAAATCAACAAAAAAGAGGACATCGAGCGCGTCGTGCCGATCGCCGTACGCATGCTAGACAACGTCATCGATCTAAATTTCTACCCGCACAAAAAGGTCAAACACACCAACCTAGCCTCCCGCTCGATCGGCCTTGGCGTCATGGGCGAGGCACAGATGCTAGCCGAACGCGGCGTAAAATGGGGCAGCTACGAGCACCTAGCGCTGATCGATAGCGTGATGGAAAATATTAGCTTTAACGCCATCTACGCCAGCTCAAATTTGGCGGTAGAAAAGGGCGTGTATCCGCTTTTTGAAGGCTCAAAGTGGAGCAGGGGAGTGATGCCTATCGACACGGCAAACGCAAACGCCAAAGCGCTTCTAAACGACAGAGGCGGGCTATTTGACGAGAACGCCTGCGACTGGAGCAAACTGCGCGAAAAGGTCAAAAGAGACGGTATGCGAAACGGTTATCTGATGGCGATCGCGCCGACGTCGAGCATCAGCATACTCGTTGGCACCACGCAGACGATCGAGCCCGTGTATAAGCGCAAGTGGTTCGAGCACAACTTAAGCGGTATGATACCAAACGTCGTGCCGAATCTAAGCCCTGAGACGTGGCAGTTCTACACGCCTGCCTATGAGCTAGATCAGCGCGTACTCGTGCGTGCCGGCGCCATCCGCCAAAAGTGGATCGACCAGGGACAGAGCCTAAATATTTTCATGAGTCTAGACAAAGCTAGCGGCGGCTATCTGAGCGAAATTTACATGCTTGCGTGGGAGCTGGGACTAAAATCGACCTACTATCTACGCTCCGAAAGCCCGGATAGCGAAAAGCTAAACAACGTCGCCGATCGCTCGATCGAGTGCGAAGGGTGTCAGTAA
- a CDS encoding pseudouridine synthase family protein, translating into MPYIHKFIAHAKGQKAYEILLQNGYKMRETQRLIDKGRLTCDGAVVGEKNALLSGEICLIEYETNPRGLRPIFECEKFAVFDKPNGVLSHPNGRHCEYSLNDEIWSLYGREASVAHRLDCETSGLIVVGKDKNTVVNLKKLFENRQVYKSYVALAQGKISENLRIEANMDLANDYDDVKMRMRICEDGKSAVTEISPIEYFADIDATLVQAVPLTGRQHQIRLHLFHVEHKILGEPLYGLMRSQIEKILDKEMSEAERILTTGAPRLLLHADEIRFKFDGIEYEIRSEFDARNEFYQSVKSDK; encoded by the coding sequence TTGCCTTATATTCATAAATTTATTGCGCATGCCAAAGGACAAAAAGCGTATGAAATTTTATTGCAAAACGGCTATAAGATGCGCGAAACCCAGCGCCTCATCGACAAGGGGCGGCTTACCTGCGATGGCGCGGTCGTTGGCGAGAAAAATGCTTTGCTAAGCGGTGAAATTTGTCTGATAGAGTATGAGACAAATCCACGAGGTTTAAGGCCGATTTTTGAGTGCGAGAAATTTGCAGTTTTTGATAAGCCAAACGGCGTGCTCAGTCACCCAAACGGCAGGCACTGCGAGTACTCGCTAAATGACGAAATTTGGTCGCTCTACGGTCGCGAAGCGTCGGTCGCGCACCGTCTAGACTGCGAAACGAGCGGACTCATCGTCGTAGGCAAAGACAAAAATACGGTCGTAAATTTGAAAAAACTTTTTGAAAATCGGCAGGTTTATAAAAGCTACGTCGCGCTCGCGCAGGGAAAGATAAGCGAAAATTTGCGTATCGAGGCAAATATGGATCTGGCAAACGATTACGACGACGTAAAAATGCGAATGCGAATTTGCGAGGACGGCAAAAGCGCAGTGACGGAGATTTCGCCGATAGAGTATTTTGCCGATATCGATGCGACGCTGGTGCAAGCCGTACCGCTCACGGGCAGACAGCATCAAATTCGCTTACATTTGTTCCACGTGGAACATAAGATTTTAGGCGAACCGCTCTACGGTCTAATGCGATCGCAAATCGAGAAAATTTTAGATAAAGAGATGAGCGAAGCCGAGCGAATTTTGACGACGGGAGCGCCTAGACTGCTGCTGCATGCGGATGAAATTCGCTTTAAATTTGACGGCATAGAGTATGAGATTAGGTCCGAATTTGACGCGCGAAATGAATTTTATCAGTCGGTAAAAAGCGATAAATAA
- a CDS encoding DEAD/DEAH box helicase yields MTEENIFNKCARIFQINNKTEQRNETIKLLNEIDQSQYMPIVNHLIREVGLYPYMQYDSCKWFDKILINSFTINIGEKEPVTLHLKQSEILKQLIEGNDLILSAPTSFGKSFIIDALINFKKPDNVLIIVPTISLMDETRRRLNKFSKQYNIITTSNADIKDKNIFVFPQERAVGYIDKIKEIGLDLFIVDEFYKILSSDNRALTLKIVISKLSKISKQKYYLCPNISKINLSLFGINRMKYVKLDFNTVFLNIKKEICKSKKNKDNLVLNIINNNKNKQNLIYVNQPSTADKLATFLSSGFKKSDSKILQNYEKWLIKNYFKDWPLADSVSKGICIHYGKIHRTITQMNVKLFNENQIFTTICTSSLIEGVNTSAENLIIYSNKIDRKDPFDNFTYKNIIGRSGRMFKYFIGNVYILEDTPKEEEKNLELSPIVDDIFKMDEELQITEELNTKANKIKDEIYNCVEDKNKVDLILKLIKSGKINSNMEDVVYILKKLINLDPNAFNYLKTNEISQWSAFKYFMSSKHHIDFNHLEIIMKSWNKTIPELIKELKIDNILKYFELENKVTYNLSAYFSDINELQKIIFSKQNIDISDFVNRLSSLFMPAKVLQLEEYGLPRMISKKISNLKLLPIDNNEITITELLDHFRCISKEKLINKLIEAELLEPFDQNFIDYFYDGIMIM; encoded by the coding sequence ATGACTGAAGAAAATATTTTTAATAAGTGTGCTAGAATATTTCAAATAAATAATAAAACAGAACAAAGAAATGAAACTATTAAATTACTCAATGAAATAGATCAAAGCCAATATATGCCAATTGTAAATCACCTAATAAGAGAGGTGGGGCTTTATCCATATATGCAATATGATAGTTGTAAATGGTTTGATAAAATCCTAATAAATAGTTTCACAATAAATATAGGAGAAAAAGAACCTGTTACTCTACACTTAAAACAATCCGAAATTTTAAAACAACTTATAGAAGGTAACGATTTGATACTAAGCGCACCAACTAGTTTTGGTAAAAGCTTTATAATCGATGCACTGATAAATTTTAAAAAACCAGATAATGTTTTAATTATAGTTCCTACTATTTCACTTATGGATGAAACAAGGAGAAGACTTAATAAATTTAGTAAACAATACAATATTATCACAACGTCAAACGCAGATATTAAAGATAAAAATATTTTTGTCTTTCCACAAGAAAGAGCTGTCGGATATATCGATAAAATTAAGGAAATTGGATTAGATTTATTCATAGTCGATGAGTTTTATAAAATTTTATCTAGTGATAATAGAGCATTAACTCTAAAAATAGTTATATCAAAGCTATCAAAAATTTCTAAACAAAAATACTATTTATGTCCAAATATAAGTAAAATAAATCTTTCACTCTTTGGAATTAATAGAATGAAATACGTAAAATTGGATTTCAATACTGTATTTTTAAATATAAAGAAGGAAATATGCAAAAGTAAAAAAAATAAGGATAATCTAGTATTAAATATTATCAATAATAATAAAAATAAACAAAATTTGATTTATGTAAACCAGCCGAGTACAGCAGATAAACTAGCAACATTTTTATCAAGTGGTTTTAAAAAGAGCGATTCTAAAATTCTACAAAACTATGAGAAATGGTTGATCAAAAATTATTTTAAGGATTGGCCTTTGGCCGATAGTGTATCAAAGGGCATTTGTATACACTATGGAAAAATACATAGAACAATTACTCAAATGAATGTTAAATTATTTAATGAAAATCAAATATTCACTACAATATGTACCTCATCCTTAATAGAAGGCGTAAACACAAGTGCAGAAAATTTAATAATTTATAGCAACAAGATTGATCGAAAAGATCCATTTGATAACTTTACTTATAAAAATATTATTGGTAGAAGTGGTAGAATGTTTAAATACTTTATCGGCAATGTATATATTTTAGAAGATACACCAAAAGAAGAAGAAAAGAATTTAGAATTATCTCCAATTGTCGATGATATCTTTAAAATGGATGAAGAGTTACAAATTACGGAAGAGTTAAACACTAAAGCAAATAAAATTAAAGATGAAATTTATAATTGTGTAGAGGATAAAAATAAAGTAGACTTAATATTAAAACTTATTAAATCTGGAAAAATAAACTCAAATATGGAAGATGTTGTTTACATTTTAAAAAAGTTAATTAACCTGGATCCTAATGCCTTTAATTACTTAAAAACCAATGAAATATCACAATGGAGTGCTTTTAAATATTTCATGAGCAGCAAACACCATATTGACTTTAACCATCTTGAAATTATAATGAAAAGTTGGAATAAAACAATACCAGAACTCATAAAAGAGCTTAAAATAGACAATATCTTAAAGTATTTCGAACTAGAAAATAAAGTAACATACAATCTATCGGCATATTTTTCTGACATTAATGAACTGCAAAAAATTATATTTAGTAAGCAAAATATTGATATTTCAGATTTTGTAAATAGACTTTCCAGTCTTTTTATGCCGGCAAAAGTTTTGCAGCTAGAAGAATATGGATTGCCAAGAATGATTTCCAAAAAAATTAGTAACCTTAAATTGCTACCTATTGATAATAATGAAATCACAATAACTGAACTTTTAGATCATTTTAGATGTATTAGTAAGGAAAAATTAATAAACAAACTAATAGAAGCTGAATTATTAGAACCTTTCGATCAAAATTTCATAGATTATTTTTATGATGGTATTATGATTATGTAG